Proteins encoded together in one Helicobacter pylori window:
- a CDS encoding iron chelating transport ATP-binding protein, protein MVLEVKNLSFKYSQKLILDKLSFSVPKNSITSILAPNGSGKTTLLKCLLGLLKPLEETEIKACNKDILPLKPYEKAKLIAYIPQVEYYAFNFSVLDFVLMGKATHLNLFAMPKAKHIKEATSVLERLDLESLKDQGINDLSGGQRQMVLLARSLLQRTPLLLLDEPTSALDLKNQALFFDAIKDEMKKRELSVLVNIHDPNLVARHSTHVVMLKDKKLFLQASTPIAMTSHNLSALYDTPLEAIWHDNKLVVYAL, encoded by the coding sequence ATGGTTTTAGAAGTTAAAAACCTATCCTTTAAATATTCTCAAAAACTCATTTTAGACAAGTTGAGTTTTAGCGTGCCAAAAAACAGCATCACCAGCATTTTAGCGCCTAATGGCTCGGGTAAAACCACGCTTTTAAAATGCCTTTTAGGGCTTTTGAAGCCTTTAGAAGAAACCGAAATTAAAGCGTGCAACAAAGATATTTTACCCTTAAAGCCTTATGAAAAAGCCAAACTAATCGCTTATATCCCCCAAGTGGAATATTATGCGTTTAATTTCAGCGTGTTGGATTTTGTTTTAATGGGGAAGGCGACGCATTTGAATCTATTCGCTATGCCTAAAGCTAAGCACATTAAAGAAGCCACGAGCGTTTTAGAGCGTTTGGATTTAGAGTCCTTAAAAGATCAAGGCATCAATGATTTGTCCGGCGGTCAAAGGCAAATGGTGCTTTTAGCCAGAAGTTTGTTGCAAAGAACGCCCTTATTATTACTAGATGAGCCTACGAGCGCGTTAGATTTAAAAAACCAAGCCCTTTTTTTTGATGCGATTAAAGATGAGATGAAGAAGCGAGAATTGAGCGTTTTAGTCAATATCCATGATCCCAATTTGGTTGCCAGGCACTCCACGCATGTGGTCATGCTCAAAGATAAAAAACTTTTTTTGCAAGCTTCCACGCCAATCGCTATGACTTCGCACAATTTAAGCGCACTCTATGACACGCCCCTAGAAGCGATCTGGCATGATAATAAGCTTGTCGTGTATGCGTTGTAG
- a CDS encoding iron ABC transporter permease — translation MLKTYHIALACVILAVVVLLFGGESLSFEEWQEVCLNVKNHFLHNEELSSLSIIILEIRLPRVILALLVGASLSGSGVVMQTIFRNPLVDPFLLGISSGAMLGVAMAISIFESNIAILAFFGAILASLAVLAMNRVLGNSVLSLVLSGVVLSAFLSALAGAIKFFVIPQKAQAIVVWLLGSLSLSSYKDCLIAFIGLSLGFIPLFLLRWRINLLSLSDAQSLSLGINPVLLRSLCLVCVSVASALAVSVSGTIGWIGLVIPHVARLFFGANLQKLLLSSLLMGAFFLLLADVVAKTITPYDLPVGIATSVLGAPFFLCLLFRTRGCDGFRS, via the coding sequence ATGCTTAAAACCTATCATATTGCCTTAGCTTGCGTGATTTTAGCGGTGGTGGTGCTTTTGTTTGGAGGGGAGTCCTTGAGCTTTGAAGAATGGCAAGAAGTGTGCCTTAATGTGAAAAACCACTTTTTGCATAATGAAGAACTGAGCTCTTTAAGTATTATTATTTTAGAAATACGACTACCACGAGTGATTTTAGCGCTCTTAGTGGGGGCGAGTTTGTCCGGGAGTGGGGTGGTGATGCAAACGATCTTTAGAAACCCCTTAGTGGATCCTTTTTTACTAGGGATTTCTAGCGGGGCGATGCTAGGCGTGGCGATGGCGATATCAATTTTTGAATCCAACATTGCGATTTTAGCGTTTTTTGGGGCGATTTTAGCCAGCCTTGCTGTTTTGGCGATGAATAGGGTTTTGGGTAATTCCGTCCTTTCGTTGGTGCTTTCAGGGGTGGTGTTGAGCGCGTTTTTAAGCGCTTTAGCTGGAGCGATCAAATTCTTTGTGATCCCCCAAAAAGCGCAAGCGATTGTCGTGTGGCTTTTAGGGAGCTTGTCTTTGAGCAGTTATAAGGATTGCCTGATCGCTTTCATAGGGCTATCCTTAGGCTTTATCCCGCTTTTTTTGTTAAGGTGGCGCATTAATTTATTGAGCTTGAGCGATGCGCAAAGTTTGAGTTTGGGGATTAACCCGGTGTTATTGCGATCGCTTTGTTTGGTGTGCGTGAGCGTTGCGAGCGCTTTAGCGGTGAGCGTGTCCGGCACGATTGGCTGGATTGGGTTAGTCATTCCGCATGTGGCTAGGTTGTTTTTTGGGGCGAATTTACAAAAACTGCTTTTAAGCTCTTTGTTAATGGGGGCGTTTTTCTTGCTTTTAGCGGATGTGGTGGCTAAAACCATTACCCCCTATGATTTACCGGTGGGCATTGCGACAAGCGTTTTAGGAGCGCCTTTCTTCTTGTGTCTTTTGTTTAGAACTAGGGGGTGTGATGGTTTTAGAAGTTAA
- a CDS encoding SDR family oxidoreductase yields the protein MGVGEKKESQKVAVITGASSGIGLECALMLLDQGYKVYALSRHATLCVALNHALCECVDIDVSDSNALKEVFSNISAKENHCDVLINSAGYGVFGSVEDTPIEEVKKQFSVNFFALCEVVQFCLPLLKNKPHSKIFNLSSIAGRVSMLFLGHYSASKHALEAYSDALRLELKPFNVQVCLIEPGPVKSNWERTAFENDERKDSLYALEVNAAKSFYSGVYQKALSPKAVAQKIVFLSMSQKIKARYLIGLKTQLLLALYRILPSSWYDSLFRLIVLKRKRDA from the coding sequence ATGGGCGTTGGAGAGAAAAAAGAAAGCCAAAAGGTGGCGGTTATCACTGGGGCGAGTTCTGGGATTGGGTTGGAGTGCGCGTTAATGCTGTTAGATCAAGGGTATAAAGTCTATGCACTCTCTAGGCATGCGACTTTGTGCGTGGCCTTAAACCATGCGTTGTGCGAGTGCGTTGATATTGATGTGAGCGATTCTAACGCTTTAAAAGAAGTGTTTTCAAACATCAGCGCTAAAGAAAATCATTGCGACGTTTTGATCAATTCCGCCGGTTATGGGGTGTTTGGGAGCGTAGAAGACACGCCCATTGAAGAGGTTAAAAAGCAATTTAGCGTGAATTTTTTCGCCCTTTGTGAAGTGGTGCAGTTTTGTTTGCCCTTATTAAAAAACAAGCCCCATTCTAAGATTTTTAACCTTTCTTCCATAGCGGGGCGTGTGAGCATGCTCTTTTTAGGCCATTACAGCGCGAGTAAGCATGCCCTAGAAGCTTATAGCGATGCCTTGCGTTTAGAGCTTAAACCCTTTAACGTTCAAGTGTGTTTGATTGAGCCAGGCCCGGTGAAAAGCAACTGGGAAAGAACCGCTTTTGAAAATGATGAGCGAAAAGATAGCCTTTATGCATTAGAGGTGAATGCGGCTAAAAGCTTTTATTCTGGCGTGTATCAAAAAGCCCTAAGCCCTAAAGCCGTGGCGCAAAAAATCGTTTTTCTTAGCATGAGTCAAAAAATCAAGGCCCGCTATTTGATCGGCTTAAAAACCCAATTATTGTTAGCGTTGTATAGAATCCTCCCGAGTAGCTGGTATGATTCTTTGTTCAGATTAATCGTTCTTAAAAGGAAGCGTGATGCTTAA
- a CDS encoding virulence associated protein VapD translates to MYALAFDLKIEILKKEYGEPYNKAYDDLRQELELLGFENTQGSVYVNYSKENTLAQVYKAINKLSQIEWFKKSVRGIRAFKVEDFSDFTEIVKSWRLAEFLKFLALMEWKATLF, encoded by the coding sequence ATGTATGCTCTAGCGTTTGATTTAAAGATTGAGATTTTAAAAAAAGAATACGGAGAACCCTACAATAAAGCCTATGATGATTTAAGGCAAGAATTAGAGCTATTAGGGTTTGAAAACACTCAAGGGAGCGTTTATGTTAATTATTCTAAAGAAAACACTCTAGCGCAAGTCTATAAAGCGATCAATAAACTCTCTCAAATTGAGTGGTTTAAAAAGTCTGTTAGGGGTATTAGAGCGTTTAAGGTAGAGGACTTTAGCGATTTCACTGAGATTGTGAAATCCTGGCGTTTAGCCGAATTTTTAAAATTCTTGGCACTTATGGAGTGGAAAGCAACGCTTTTTTAG
- a CDS encoding outer membrane protein: protein MKKHILSLTLGSLLVSTLSAEDDGFYTSVGYQIGEAAQMVKNTKGIQDLSDRYESLNNLLTRYSNLNTLIKLSADPSAINGVRNDLGASAKNLIGDKANSPAYQAVLLAINAAVGFWNVVGYVTQCGGNAHGAKSTSSTTIFNNEPGYRSTSITCSLNRYMPGYYGPMSIKNFKKLNEAYQILQTALKKGLPALKENNGTVKVKYTYTCSGEGNNNCDPSLFGINDNKRNGGTATKTQTIDGKQVNTTISSKVVDFKAPGNTLGVSYTEITNELSGVPDSAQALLAQASTLINTINEACPYFHAPANRPNGPKWEWSSNKLCGAFSQEISAIQKMITDAQDLVNQTSVITSNEQSDQVGGNNGKPFNPFTDASFAQGMLANAQAQAKMLNLAEQVGQAINPERLSGTFKNFVTGFLATCNNPSTAGTGGTQGSPSGTVTTQTFASGCAYVEQTLTNLTNSIAHFGTQEQQIQQAENIADTLVHFKSRYNELGNTYNSITTALSKVPNAQSLQNVVSKKNNPYSPQGIETNYYLNQSAYNQVQTINQELGRNPFRKLGIVSSQTNNGAMNGIGIQVGYKQFFGQKRRWGARYYGFFDYNHAFIKSSFFNSASDVWTYGFGADALYNFINDKATNFLGKNNKLSVGLFGGIALAGTSWLNSEYVNLATVNNVYNAKLNVANFQFLFNMGVRMNLARSKKKGSDHVAQHGIELGLKIPTINTNYYSFMGAELKYRRLYSVYLNYVFAY from the coding sequence ATGAAAAAACACATCCTTTCATTAACTTTAGGCTCGCTTTTAGTTTCCACTTTGAGCGCTGAAGACGACGGCTTTTACACAAGCGTTGGCTATCAGATCGGTGAGGCCGCTCAAATGGTGAAAAACACCAAAGGCATTCAAGATCTTTCAGATCGTTATGAAAGTTTGAACAACCTTTTGACCCGATACAGCAACCTAAACACCCTGATCAAATTGTCCGCTGATCCGAGCGCGATCAATGGGGTGCGTAACGATTTGGGCGCGAGCGCGAAGAATTTGATCGGCGATAAAGCCAACTCCCCAGCGTATCAAGCCGTGCTTTTAGCGATCAACGCGGCGGTGGGGTTTTGGAATGTCGTGGGCTATGTGACGCAATGCGGAGGTAACGCTCATGGCGCAAAAAGCACCTCTTCCACGACCATCTTCAACAACGAGCCAGGGTATCGATCCACTTCCATCACTTGCTCTTTGAACAGGTATATGCCTGGATACTACGGCCCTATGAGTATTAAGAATTTTAAAAAGCTTAACGAAGCCTATCAGATCCTCCAAACGGCGTTAAAGAAAGGCTTACCCGCGCTCAAAGAAAACAACGGAACGGTCAAAGTAAAGTATACTTACACATGCTCAGGGGAAGGGAATAACAACTGCGATCCGTCATTATTTGGAATAAATGACAACAAACGAAACGGCGGAACAGCAACTAAAACCCAAACCATAGACGGCAAACAAGTGAACACCACGATCAGTTCAAAAGTCGTTGATTTTAAAGCACCAGGTAATACATTAGGTGTCTCCTACACCGAAATCACTAACGAATTGAGCGGAGTGCCTGATAGCGCTCAAGCGCTCTTAGCGCAAGCGAGCACGCTCATCAACACCATCAACGAAGCATGCCCGTATTTCCACGCGCCTGCTAACCGACCTAATGGCCCAAAATGGGAGTGGTCCTCTAACAAATTATGCGGCGCTTTTTCACAAGAAATCAGCGCGATCCAAAAGATGATCACGGACGCGCAAGATCTGGTCAACCAAACGAGCGTCATTACTAGCAATGAGCAATCCGATCAAGTGGGTGGTAATAACGGCAAGCCTTTCAACCCTTTCACAGACGCTAGCTTCGCTCAAGGCATGCTCGCTAACGCGCAAGCCCAAGCCAAGATGCTCAATCTAGCCGAACAAGTGGGGCAAGCCATCAACCCTGAGAGGCTTAGCGGGACTTTTAAAAATTTTGTTACAGGCTTTTTAGCCACATGCAACAACCCCTCAACAGCTGGCACTGGTGGCACACAAGGTTCACCTTCTGGCACGGTTACCACTCAAACTTTCGCTTCCGGTTGCGCCTATGTGGAACAAACCCTAACGAATTTAACCAACAGCATCGCTCATTTTGGCACTCAAGAACAGCAAATACAGCAAGCAGAAAACATCGCTGACACTCTAGTGCATTTCAAATCCCGATACAATGAATTGGGCAACACTTATAACAGCATCACCACCGCGCTCTCCAAAGTCCCTAACGCTCAATCTTTGCAAAATGTGGTGAGCAAAAAGAATAACCCCTATAGCCCGCAAGGCATAGAAACCAATTACTACCTCAATCAAAGTGCTTATAACCAAGTCCAAACCATCAACCAAGAACTAGGGCGAAACCCCTTTAGGAAATTGGGCATCGTTAGCTCTCAAACCAACAACGGCGCGATGAATGGGATCGGTATTCAAGTAGGCTACAAACAATTCTTTGGCCAAAAAAGAAGATGGGGCGCTAGGTATTACGGCTTTTTTGATTACAACCATGCGTTCATCAAATCCAGCTTCTTCAACTCGGCTTCTGACGTGTGGACTTATGGTTTTGGAGCGGACGCTCTCTATAACTTCATCAACGATAAAGCCACCAATTTCTTAGGCAAAAACAACAAGCTTTCTGTGGGGCTTTTTGGAGGCATTGCGTTAGCGGGCACTTCATGGCTTAATTCTGAATACGTGAATTTAGCCACCGTGAATAACGTCTATAACGCTAAATTGAACGTGGCGAATTTCCAATTCTTATTCAACATGGGAGTGAGGATGAATTTAGCTAGATCTAAGAAAAAAGGCAGCGATCATGTGGCCCAACACGGCATTGAACTAGGGCTTAAAATCCCTACCATCAACACGAACTATTATTCCTTTATGGGGGCTGAACTCAAATACCGCAGGCTTTATAGCGTGTATTTGAATTACGTGTTCGCTTACTAG
- the hypD gene encoding hydrogenase formation protein HypD, protein MSVDHLISPFRDKQTLLVLSNAIKKLASKLTKKLVIMEVCGGHTHSLMKYGLLDLMPNNLEFVHGPGCPVCVMPRVRLDEAYELAMIKDSIILSLGDMMKVPGSYGSLIQAREKGLDARFLYSPMQALEIAKENPHKKVIYIAIGFETTTPMTASVLLNAKKEKLKNLFFHINHILVPPSVSAILKDPACQINALLAPSHVSVMNGAQIYAPLVDRFKLPIIVSGFEPVDILESVLMLLKQALNKEAKLEIQYKRAVSYEGNTKAQELVNACMEVRENFEWRGLGNIKHSALKLKEAFASYDAEKVFKEHLSHKTSKENKACKCGEILKGIAKPLDCPLFAKTCTPQNPIGSCMVSSEGACAAYYRYKRV, encoded by the coding sequence ATGAGCGTTGATCACCTCATTTCGCCCTTTAGGGACAAGCAAACCCTTTTAGTGCTCTCTAATGCAATCAAAAAACTCGCTTCCAAACTCACAAAAAAATTAGTCATCATGGAAGTGTGCGGAGGGCATACGCATTCTCTCATGAAATACGGGCTTTTAGATTTGATGCCTAACAATTTAGAGTTTGTGCATGGGCCAGGGTGTCCGGTATGCGTGATGCCAAGAGTGCGCCTTGATGAAGCTTATGAACTCGCTATGATTAAAGATAGCATCATCTTAAGTTTAGGGGATATGATGAAAGTCCCAGGGAGCTATGGGAGCTTGATACAAGCCAGAGAAAAGGGGCTAGATGCGCGCTTTTTGTATTCGCCCATGCAAGCTTTAGAGATCGCTAAAGAAAACCCGCATAAAAAAGTCATTTATATTGCGATCGGTTTTGAAACCACAACGCCCATGACAGCGAGCGTTTTACTGAACGCCAAAAAAGAAAAATTAAAAAATCTTTTTTTCCACATCAACCACATTTTAGTGCCTCCAAGCGTGAGCGCGATTTTAAAAGATCCAGCATGCCAGATCAACGCTCTTTTAGCCCCTAGCCATGTGAGCGTGATGAACGGCGCTCAAATCTACGCCCCTTTAGTGGATCGCTTTAAACTCCCCATTATCGTGAGCGGTTTTGAGCCGGTGGATATATTAGAAAGCGTGCTGATGCTTCTTAAACAAGCCTTAAACAAAGAAGCCAAGCTAGAAATCCAATACAAACGAGCGGTGAGCTATGAAGGGAATACAAAAGCGCAAGAGTTAGTCAATGCATGCATGGAAGTTAGGGAAAATTTTGAATGGAGAGGCTTAGGGAATATCAAACATTCCGCTCTCAAACTCAAAGAAGCATTCGCCTCTTATGACGCTGAAAAAGTCTTTAAAGAACACTTAAGCCACAAAACCTCTAAAGAAAACAAGGCATGCAAGTGCGGGGAGATTTTAAAAGGCATCGCTAAACCCCTAGACTGCCCGCTATTTGCCAAAACTTGCACCCCACAAAACCCAATCGGCAGTTGCATGGTCAGCTCTGAGGGGGCGTGCGCGGCGTATTATCGTTACAAGCGCGTTTGA
- the hypC gene encoding HypC/HybG/HupF family hydrogenase formation chaperone, with protein sequence MCLAIPSKVIAINDNVALLETLGVQREASLDLMGESVKVGDYVLLHIGYVMSKIDEKEALESIELYQEMIAKMNETHE encoded by the coding sequence ATGTGTTTAGCGATCCCCTCTAAAGTCATAGCCATTAACGATAATGTGGCGCTTTTGGAGACTTTGGGCGTTCAAAGAGAGGCGAGCTTGGATTTAATGGGCGAGTCCGTTAAAGTGGGCGATTATGTGTTGCTCCACATCGGCTATGTGATGAGTAAGATTGATGAAAAAGAAGCCCTAGAATCCATTGAGCTTTATCAAGAAATGATCGCCAAAATGAACGAAACGCATGAATAA
- a CDS encoding hydrogenase/urease nickel incorporation protein HypB: MSEQRKESLQNNPNLSKKDVKIVEKILSKNDIKAAEMKERYLKEGLYVLNFMSSPGSGKTTMLENLADFKDFKFCVVEGDLQTNRDADRLRKKGVSAHQITTGEACHLEASMIEGAFDLLKDEGALEKSDFLIIENVGNLVCPSSYNLGAAMNIVLLSVPEGDDKVLKYPTMFMCADAVIISKADMIEVFNFRVSQVKEDMQKLKPEAPIFLMSSKDPKSLEDFKNFLLEKKRENYQSTHSF; the protein is encoded by the coding sequence ATGAGCGAACAACGAAAAGAATCTTTACAAAATAACCCTAATTTGAGTAAAAAAGATGTCAAAATCGTGGAAAAGATTTTGAGCAAGAACGACATTAAAGCCGCTGAAATGAAAGAACGCTATTTAAAAGAAGGGCTGTATGTGTTGAATTTCATGAGTTCTCCCGGTAGCGGTAAAACCACGATGCTAGAAAATCTAGCGGATTTTAAAGACTTCAAGTTTTGCGTGGTAGAGGGCGATTTGCAAACCAACAGAGATGCGGACAGATTGCGTAAAAAAGGCGTGAGCGCGCATCAGATCACCACCGGTGAAGCGTGCCATTTGGAAGCGAGCATGATTGAGGGGGCGTTTGATTTATTAAAAGATGAGGGAGCGTTAGAAAAAAGCGATTTTTTAATCATTGAAAACGTGGGGAATCTGGTTTGCCCTTCAAGCTATAATCTAGGGGCGGCGATGAATATCGTTTTACTCTCCGTTCCAGAGGGCGATGATAAGGTGCTAAAATATCCTACGATGTTTATGTGCGCGGATGCGGTCATTATCAGTAAAGCGGACATGATTGAAGTGTTTAATTTCAGGGTTTCTCAAGTCAAAGAAGACATGCAAAAATTAAAGCCTGAAGCGCCTATTTTTTTAATGAGCTCTAAAGACCCTAAAAGTTTGGAAGATTTTAAAAATTTCCTTTTAGAAAAAAAGCGTGAAAATTACCAATCCACGCATTCGTTTTAA
- a CDS encoding cupin domain-containing protein: protein MKMVHFLEGVHFEKLHIEALSENSSNKEMRICMPKGAIIDKHKAPGAISVQVLEGKIVFEVGDKKIEMPKGALISLEAQVSHRLDALENSVIRLSLSKK from the coding sequence ATGAAAATGGTTCATTTTTTAGAGGGCGTTCATTTTGAAAAGCTCCACATTGAAGCGTTGAGTGAAAATTCTTCCAATAAGGAAATGCGCATTTGCATGCCCAAAGGAGCGATCATAGACAAACACAAGGCCCCGGGAGCTATCAGCGTGCAGGTTTTAGAGGGTAAAATCGTTTTTGAAGTGGGAGATAAAAAAATAGAAATGCCAAAGGGAGCGTTAATCAGCCTGGAAGCCCAAGTTTCGCATCGTTTGGACGCTTTAGAAAATAGCGTTATCAGATTGTCTTTGAGTAAAAAATAA
- a CDS encoding phosphate acetyltransferase gives MPWFLGSITAETIRPALQIIKTKPGVSLVSSVFLMCLDTQVFVFGDCTIIPNPSPKELAEIATTSAQSAKQFNIVPKVALLSYATGNSAQGEMIDKIKEALTIAQKLDPQLEIDGPLQFDASIDKGVAKKKRPNSQVAGQASVFIFPDLNAGNIAYKAVQRSAKAVAIGPILQGLNKPINDLSRGALV, from the coding sequence ATGCCATGGTTTCTGGGGTCAATCACAGCTGAGACCATTAGACCCGCTTTACAAATCATTAAGACTAAGCCCGGCGTGAGCCTGGTTTCAAGCGTGTTTTTAATGTGTTTGGACACTCAAGTGTTCGTTTTTGGGGATTGCACGATTATCCCTAACCCTAGCCCTAAAGAATTAGCCGAGATTGCTACCACTTCCGCGCAGAGCGCCAAGCAATTCAATATCGTGCCTAAAGTGGCCTTGCTTTCTTATGCGACAGGAAATTCCGCTCAAGGCGAAATGATAGACAAAATCAAAGAAGCCCTAACAATCGCACAAAAATTAGATCCCCAATTAGAAATTGATGGTCCTTTGCAATTTGACGCTTCCATAGATAAAGGCGTAGCCAAGAAAAAAAGGCCTAACAGCCAAGTGGCCGGGCAAGCTAGCGTTTTTATTTTCCCGGATTTAAACGCTGGGAATATCGCTTATAAAGCGGTGCAACGAAGCGCTAAAGCCGTGGCGATAGGGCCTATCTTACAAGGCTTGAACAAGCCCATTAACGATTTGAGTAGGGGCGCTTTAGTGTAA